A stretch of Astyanax mexicanus isolate ESR-SI-001 chromosome 21, AstMex3_surface, whole genome shotgun sequence DNA encodes these proteins:
- the LOC107197111 gene encoding protein tonB2 isoform X1 — MIHPSVRKKGQQPEPQRCIRVRGTNLFQCPFCSLSKFKAAKPYKVQLHLAWHARGAVEYGGYTMYRCGFECRPKLHFHCPGCTTTIIRKEDFFRHFGICKHSRFFNTTSNNSTPSSTPPAAISTSTLTPPVTDPPATDAPPATDPPSTAAPPVTDPTPTDAPPATDPTPTDAPPATDPTPTDAPPAHLPSVEMKLKEIRVRNIIQVNCPHCYLLLNKKNLKTHIQRKHTKREVMEMPVISNLQSIPSESF; from the exons atg ATTCATCCATCGGTTCGGAAAAAAGGGCAACAACCAGAGCCTCAAAGATGCATCAGAGTGCGCGGCACAAATCTGTTTCAGTGCCCGTTCTGCAGTCTCTCCAAGTTCAAAGCAGCAAAGCCGTACAAGGTGCAGCTCCATCTGGCCTGGCACGCCCGGGGAGCGGTTGAATATGgag GCTACACCATGTACCGATGTGGGTTTGAATGTAGACCAAAATTACATTTCCACTGTCCAGGCTGCACAACCACTATAATTCGTAAAGAGGATTTCTTCAGACATTTTGGAATATGCAAACATTCTCGTTTCTTCAACACCACATCAAACAACAGTACACCCTCATCGACACCCCCTGCTGCAATCTCTACATCTACCTTGACACCTCCTGTCACAGACCCTCCAGCCACTGATGCACCTCCTGCCACAGACCCTCCATCCACTGCAGCACCTCCTGTCACAGATCCTACACCCACTGATGCACCTCCTGCCACAGACCCTACACCCACTGATGCACCTCCTGCCACAGACCCTACACCCACTGATGCACCTCCTGCCCACCTCCCCAGTGTTGAAATGAAACTAAAGGAGATCCGAGTTAGAAACATTATTCAGGTGAATTGTCCGCACTGTTATTTGcttttaaataagaaaaacttaaaaacacacattcagagaaaacacacaaagcGAGAGGTCATGGAGATGCCTGTCATTTCCAATCTACAGAGCATACCCTCAGAAAGCTTCTGA
- the palb2 gene encoding partner and localizer of BRCA2 isoform X2, translating to MAEESLRGEEKEMLRRRLELLQKEYERTAQRLQRAERKAAVRRHVQNRISDENRQLQINTTGLSQLSPASSSVSNTNLLSNQPLQSEIKPDYGSLSSKKHPLVRFHLPDGSDDSPCSTPTCRRSPTHRLRSKRSRLRLQSKEKEADIDSQDKAKEGVEERLGEKRNCNLTTKENGVEVERGGEKEQADITGGDTVEEKIQNGDPEVTGSDGEIGKEQQREVLHDRLSKGDRNSDVRLQMCSISDNASVNQVPGEVFPISQVEVKASLGNQSADINSQSSSSASDQLFMQIRSCQSTGLSEQSDNQQADDTKREVNGAGMDSVDEINAPFSSEKNGILDSCTLVEGLPFPVEYYVRTTRRMAAAHSPVDLNAVILSQLSRGRGRRRSSSSQARGSNHLTSEDSQPHGKSLDQPRCRGRGRRGRRGRRRTRVEGVTKSSQARSCTDDFSEMEPESLTETSLTESSTQSPQSQSLLQTSLPGGPSPQLEPASQTELILTPKPVLNTQPEAADFKHLSDSQLYLDCKFLPDCEVYPIFRRRCSQTERAGSCSQVQTSTNGKDCRPLLSLVSLAQALKMTNCTPLGQLLTSSDIQDFHLPDDEFGQLKLQRLCTSCLNVEPLSSHYSANNTRCNSPRYSFRNLRNKNIAEGQRTDNELFSPELLPPSAHLEGSFDQSEIRSADQLLMPRNPDQSEKHTKSANQLKSDTGSQKSCQSSITCLAEVSQGTKDHIPLRNTKDEKTPVAYNYKEFEEDAGKQKHDLKTCEELEQGNGSPCPAVLNFSMTLTPHMEHGPDSSLPSLGITPYLLSSVSPSDFSLIQPAPSDQSVSLYSFQHAENSSPAVPAFNQASSAGQNVCGGTLQSQSQTTERDLQTLPGSEPANEAWLSPVTKTPLQNVYDMDSSISENCHRATDVFEGENQYLDTQTGNQSPIQPEPKLEDQREVQREGLSPLQSDSSCVNKPCSSDPSVVQTAGGESVLVMNMADTGHKLTEHTLGMENSAHLVSQRMDTETTCQSQAVEDMRNSDKAISYGTFQKAHRFKALEGGCVLDVCSVRWPSDDCCVCVAGEWSVCVWAQKTGVQQWSLIHTWTFAQSIISLQEVPDSPGLLCVSLGSLEITEDPALFQY from the exons ATGGCTGAGGAGAGTCTCAGGGGTGAAGAAAAAGAGATG CTCAGGAGGCGACTGGAGCTGCTGCAGAAAGAGTATGAAAGAACAGCTCAGCGACTACAG CGAGCAGAGAGGAAAGCAGCAGTACGCAGGCATGTGCAAAACCGAATCTCTGATGAGAACAGACAGCTGCAGATCAACACAACAGGTTTATCCCAGCTAAGCCCCGCCTCTTCTTCTGTATCAAACACCAACCTGCTCTCTAACCAGCCTCTGCAGTCGGAAATCA agCCTGATTATGGTTCCCTCTCATCTAAAAAACACCCCTTGGTCCGTTTTCATCTTCCTGACGGGTCAGACGATTCTCCATGTTCCACACCAACGTGCAGACGAAGTCCCACTCACCGCCTGCGCTCAAAACGCAGTCGTCTTCGTCTGCAGAGCAAGGAGAAGGAGGCTGACATTGACAGTCAAGACAAAGCAAAAGAAGGAGTGGAGGAGAGACTGGGAGAAAAGAGAAACTGTAACTTAACTACTAAAGAAAATGGCGTAGAGGTGGAAAGAGGTGGCGAGAAAGAACAGGCTGACATTACCGGAGGAGACACTGTAGAAGAAAAGATCCAGAATGGAGATCCAGAAGTGACAGGAAGTGATGGAGAGATTGGTAAAGAGCAGCAGAGAGAGGTGCTGCATGATAGATTGAGTAAAGGTGACAGGAACTCTGATGTCAGGTTACAAATGTGTTCAATATCAGACAATGCTTCAGTAAATCAGGTACCTGGGGAAGTCTTTCCAATTAGCCAAGTAGAAGTTAAGGCTTCTCTAGGTAACCAGTCAGCTGACATCAACTCCCAGTCAAGCTCCAGTGCCTCTGATCAGTTATTTATGCAGATCCGGTCTTGCCAGTCAACAGGTCTTTCTGAACAATCAGATAATCAGCAAGCAGATGACACGAAAAGGGAAGTTAATGGTGCAGGAATGGACTCTGTAGATGAAATAAATGCTCCATTCTCTTCTGAGAAGAATGGAATTCTTGATTCCTGCACACTGGTCGAGGGTTTACCTTTTCCAGTGGAATACTACGTTCGTACCACCAGACGCATGGCTGCAGCCCACAGCCCTGTGGACCTGAATGCTGTCATTCTCAGCCAGCTCTCTAGAGGGAGGGGAAGACGGAGGTCCAGCTCTTCTCAGGCACGTGGGAGCAACCACCTGACCTCAGAGGACTCTCAACCACATGGCAAAAGCCTTGACCAGCCCAGATGCAGAGGGCGTGGTCGAAGAGGACGGAGAGGTCGCAGGCGTACAAGAGTGGAAGGCGTGACTAAAAGTTCCCAAGCAAGGTCATGTACAGATGATTTCTCCGAAATGGAGCCTGAGTCTCTTACAGAAACATCTCTTACAGAATCTTCCACTCAGTCCCCACAATCTCAATCTCTTCTCCAAACTTCACTCCCAGGTGGGCCTTCTCCACAGCTGGAGCCAGCTTCTCAGACTGAGCTTATCCTAACACCCAAACCGGTGTTAAACACACAGCCAGAAGCTGCAGATTTTAAGCACCTTTCAGATTCTCAGCTCTACCTGGACTGTAAGTTTCTACCAGATTGTGAAGTCTATCCAATCTTCAGGAGGAGATGTAGCCAAACGGAAAGAGCTGGTTCATGTTCTCAAGTCCAGACAAGCACAAATGGAAAAG ATTGCAGACCTCTTCTTTCATTAGTCTCTCTTGCTCAAGCTTTGAAGATGACGAATTGCACACCCCTTGGCCAGCTGCTGACATCTTCTGACATTCAGGATTTTCACCTACCGGATGATGAATTTGGCCAACTGAAACTACAGAGACTGTGCACGTCCTGCTTGAATGTGGAACCTTTGAGTTCGCACTACTCTGCGAACAACACACGGTGCAACAGCCCACGCTATAGCTTTAGAAATCTTAGGAATAAGAATATCGCTGAGGGGCAGCGTACTGACAATGAATTGTTTTCCCCAGAGCTCCTACCACCTAGTGCTCACCTAGAAGGTAGCTTTGATCAGAGTGAAATACGTTCTGCTGACCAGTTGCTGATGCCAAGGAATCCTGACCAATCGGAAAAGCACACAAAGTCTGCAAACCAGTTAAAATCTGATACTGGTAGCCAAAAGTCCTGCCAGTCAAGCATCACATGTCTAGCAGAGGTGAGTCAAGGAACTAAAGACCATATACCGTTAAGGAACACAAAAGATGAGAAGACACCTGTAGCCTACAACTACAAAGAATTTGAGGAAGATGCTGGTAAACAAAAACATGATCTAAAAACATGTGAGGAACTTGAACAAGGCAATGGATCTCCATGCCCAGCAGTGCTTAACTTTAGCATGACCTTGACGCCACACATGGAGCATGGTCCTGACTCTTCCCTTCCGTCCCTGGGCATCACTCCTTATTTATTATCCAGCGTCTCACCTTCAGACTTCAGTCTTATTCAGCCTGCACCTTCTGACCAGAGTGTTTCTCTGTATTCTTTTCAGCATGCAGAGAATTCATCTCCAGCTGTGCCGGCCTTTAACCAGGCTTCAAGTGCAGGCCAGAATGTATGTGGAGGTACACTGCAATCTCAGAGCCAAACTACTGAAAGAGACCTCCAAACACTGCCAGGGTCTGAACCTGCAAACGAGGCCTGGTTGAGTCCTGTCACAAAGACTCCACTCCAGAATGTATATGATATGGATTCATCCATTTCTGAAAATTGCCATCGAGCCACGGATGTATTTGAGGGAGAGAATCAATATCTTGACACCCAAACAGGAAACCAATCACCGATACAGCCTGAGCCCAAGCTCGAAGACCAGAGAGAAGTACAGAGAGAGGGCTTGTCTCCACTGCAGTCTGACAGTAGCTGTGTAAATAAGCCCTGTTCATCAGATCCCTCAGTCGTTCAGACAGCAGGTGGCGAGAGTGTTTTGGTTATGAATATGGCCGATACAggccacaagttaacagaacacaCCCTGGGCATGGAAAACTCTGCCCACCTGGTTTCCCAGAGGATGGATACCGAGACCACTTGTCAGAGCCAGGCTGTGGAAGACATGCGTAACTCGGACAAGGCCATTTCCTATGGCACATTTCAGAAGGCTCATAGATTTAAG GCTCTAGAGGGAGGATGCGTGCTGGATGTATGTTCGGTACGATGGCCATCTGATGACTGTTGCGTGTGTGTGGCTggagagtggagtgtgtgtgtctgggctCAGAAGACAGGAGTCCAGCAGTGGAGTTTAATACACACTTGGACCTTCGCACAG TCCATCATCTCTCTTCAAGAGGTTCCAGATTCTCCTGGTTTGCTTTGTGTGTCTCTGGGGAGCCTGGAGATCACAGAA GATCCTGCACTGTTCCAGTATTGA
- the ndufab1a gene encoding NADH:ubiquinone oxidoreductase subunit AB1a, whose protein sequence is MAARILARCVRSLNPSLVSLNRGCGAAVASAPLGLSRCLSVPAFGRPARLTQIQYSSPLVSQLRQYGDLPPLTLDSIRDRVLYVLKLYDKVNPEKLQVTSHFMKDLGLDSLDQVEIIMAMEDEFGFEIPDAEAEKLMTPEEIVQYIADKKDVYE, encoded by the exons ATGGCGGCGCGCATCCTTGCCCGGTGTGTCCGATCACTGAACCCCAGCCTGGTGTCTCTGAACCGGGGCTGCGGGGCCGCTGTCGCCTCGGCTCCTCTCGGCCTGAGCCGTTGCCTCTCTGTCCCGGCCTTCGGGCGCCCGGCCCGGCTGACTCAG ATCCAGTACAGCTCTCCACTGGTCTCTCAGTTGCGGCAGTATGGTGACCTGCCCCCATTAACCTTAGACTCCATCCGCGACAGGGTCCTCTACGTTCTCAAACTCTACGACAAAGTCAACCCAGAGAAG CTTCAGGTCACATCCCACTTCATGAAGGACTTGGGGCTGGACAGTCTAGACCAAGTGGAGATCATCATGGCCATGGAGGATGAATTTG GTTTTGAGATTCCAGATGCAGAAGCAGAGAAGCTGATGACACCTGAAGAGATCGTTCAGTACATCGCAGACAAGAAGGATGTCTACGAatag
- the LOC107197111 gene encoding uncharacterized protein LOC107197111 isoform X2 gives MLRSRIAWSYCACAAIGLNLLAYIRGSALLQTGVIGGQIRSTALSAPHGQIRTVRDSDLLQLIWRAADGFIHRFGKKGNNQSLKDASECAAQICFSARSAVSPSSKQQSRTRCSSIWPGTPGERLNMEATPCTDVGLNVDQNYISTVQAAQPL, from the exons ATGCTTCGCAGCAGAATCGCGTGgtcctactgcgcatgcgctgccATTGGCCTGAATCTGCTGGCCTACATCCGCGGCTCCGCGCTTCTGCAGACGGGTGTTATTGGGGGGCAGATCCGCAGTACGGCACTCTCAGCTCCGCACGGTCAGATCCGCACGGTTAGAGACTCGGATCTGCTGCAGTTAATATGGAGAGCCGCGGATGG ATTCATCCATCGGTTCGGAAAAAAGGGCAACAACCAGAGCCTCAAAGATGCATCAGAGTGCGCGGCACAAATCTGTTTCAGTGCCCGTTCTGCAGTCTCTCCAAGTTCAAAGCAGCAAAGCCGTACAAGGTGCAGCTCCATCTGGCCTGGCACGCCCGGGGAGCGGTTGAATATGgag GCTACACCATGTACCGATGTGGGTTTGAATGTAGACCAAAATTACATTTCCACTGTCCAGGCTGCACAACCACTATAA
- the palb2 gene encoding partner and localizer of BRCA2 isoform X1, with the protein MAEESLRGEEKEMLRRRLELLQKEYERTAQRLQRAERKAAVRRHVQNRISDENRQLQINTTGLSQLSPASSSVSNTNLLSNQPLQSEIKPDYGSLSSKKHPLVRFHLPDGSDDSPCSTPTCRRSPTHRLRSKRSRLRLQSKEKEADIDSQDKAKEGVEERLGEKRNCNLTTKENGVEVERGGEKEQADITGGDTVEEKIQNGDPEVTGSDGEIGKEQQREVLHDRLSKGDRNSDVRLQMCSISDNASVNQVPGEVFPISQVEVKASLGNQSADINSQSSSSASDQLFMQIRSCQSTGLSEQSDNQQADDTKREVNGAGMDSVDEINAPFSSEKNGILDSCTLVEGLPFPVEYYVRTTRRMAAAHSPVDLNAVILSQLSRGRGRRRSSSSQARGSNHLTSEDSQPHGKSLDQPRCRGRGRRGRRGRRRTRVEGVTKSSQARSCTDDFSEMEPESLTETSLTESSTQSPQSQSLLQTSLPGGPSPQLEPASQTELILTPKPVLNTQPEAADFKHLSDSQLYLDCKFLPDCEVYPIFRRRCSQTERAGSCSQVQTSTNGKDCRPLLSLVSLAQALKMTNCTPLGQLLTSSDIQDFHLPDDEFGQLKLQRLCTSCLNVEPLSSHYSANNTRCNSPRYSFRNLRNKNIAEGQRTDNELFSPELLPPSAHLEGSFDQSEIRSADQLLMPRNPDQSEKHTKSANQLKSDTGSQKSCQSSITCLAEVSQGTKDHIPLRNTKDEKTPVAYNYKEFEEDAGKQKHDLKTCEELEQGNGSPCPAVLNFSMTLTPHMEHGPDSSLPSLGITPYLLSSVSPSDFSLIQPAPSDQSVSLYSFQHAENSSPAVPAFNQASSAGQNVCGGTLQSQSQTTERDLQTLPGSEPANEAWLSPVTKTPLQNVYDMDSSISENCHRATDVFEGENQYLDTQTGNQSPIQPEPKLEDQREVQREGLSPLQSDSSCVNKPCSSDPSVVQTAGGESVLVMNMADTGHKLTEHTLGMENSAHLVSQRMDTETTCQSQAVEDMRNSDKAISYGTFQKAHRFKALEGGCVLDVCSVRWPSDDCCVCVAGEWSVCVWAQKTGVQQWSLIHTWTFAQSIISLQEVPDSPGLLCVSLGSLEITEVRILHCSSIDGEFSHAEVCKGALQAVVAVSDCRLVCCSAPGAQQKVQVCTLSQDCRVSDVLCLVSTSRSIQTLAAVEREKDALIGWTECKTLLIWNMKSGQLLQSIHLTEAVSTATCLKGYSYKGALCVLFQSASSNPCLEENDAVLFTLIALNPLTGKHFTLTSVTSPPASCSERLIDGDVCESMLAGVFQSGHLTIWDLKGDVAGVLGGVEAQSCRLARWAGPSTLLTGYLNGDVHLYQFKPTESKTNCR; encoded by the exons ATGGCTGAGGAGAGTCTCAGGGGTGAAGAAAAAGAGATG CTCAGGAGGCGACTGGAGCTGCTGCAGAAAGAGTATGAAAGAACAGCTCAGCGACTACAG CGAGCAGAGAGGAAAGCAGCAGTACGCAGGCATGTGCAAAACCGAATCTCTGATGAGAACAGACAGCTGCAGATCAACACAACAGGTTTATCCCAGCTAAGCCCCGCCTCTTCTTCTGTATCAAACACCAACCTGCTCTCTAACCAGCCTCTGCAGTCGGAAATCA agCCTGATTATGGTTCCCTCTCATCTAAAAAACACCCCTTGGTCCGTTTTCATCTTCCTGACGGGTCAGACGATTCTCCATGTTCCACACCAACGTGCAGACGAAGTCCCACTCACCGCCTGCGCTCAAAACGCAGTCGTCTTCGTCTGCAGAGCAAGGAGAAGGAGGCTGACATTGACAGTCAAGACAAAGCAAAAGAAGGAGTGGAGGAGAGACTGGGAGAAAAGAGAAACTGTAACTTAACTACTAAAGAAAATGGCGTAGAGGTGGAAAGAGGTGGCGAGAAAGAACAGGCTGACATTACCGGAGGAGACACTGTAGAAGAAAAGATCCAGAATGGAGATCCAGAAGTGACAGGAAGTGATGGAGAGATTGGTAAAGAGCAGCAGAGAGAGGTGCTGCATGATAGATTGAGTAAAGGTGACAGGAACTCTGATGTCAGGTTACAAATGTGTTCAATATCAGACAATGCTTCAGTAAATCAGGTACCTGGGGAAGTCTTTCCAATTAGCCAAGTAGAAGTTAAGGCTTCTCTAGGTAACCAGTCAGCTGACATCAACTCCCAGTCAAGCTCCAGTGCCTCTGATCAGTTATTTATGCAGATCCGGTCTTGCCAGTCAACAGGTCTTTCTGAACAATCAGATAATCAGCAAGCAGATGACACGAAAAGGGAAGTTAATGGTGCAGGAATGGACTCTGTAGATGAAATAAATGCTCCATTCTCTTCTGAGAAGAATGGAATTCTTGATTCCTGCACACTGGTCGAGGGTTTACCTTTTCCAGTGGAATACTACGTTCGTACCACCAGACGCATGGCTGCAGCCCACAGCCCTGTGGACCTGAATGCTGTCATTCTCAGCCAGCTCTCTAGAGGGAGGGGAAGACGGAGGTCCAGCTCTTCTCAGGCACGTGGGAGCAACCACCTGACCTCAGAGGACTCTCAACCACATGGCAAAAGCCTTGACCAGCCCAGATGCAGAGGGCGTGGTCGAAGAGGACGGAGAGGTCGCAGGCGTACAAGAGTGGAAGGCGTGACTAAAAGTTCCCAAGCAAGGTCATGTACAGATGATTTCTCCGAAATGGAGCCTGAGTCTCTTACAGAAACATCTCTTACAGAATCTTCCACTCAGTCCCCACAATCTCAATCTCTTCTCCAAACTTCACTCCCAGGTGGGCCTTCTCCACAGCTGGAGCCAGCTTCTCAGACTGAGCTTATCCTAACACCCAAACCGGTGTTAAACACACAGCCAGAAGCTGCAGATTTTAAGCACCTTTCAGATTCTCAGCTCTACCTGGACTGTAAGTTTCTACCAGATTGTGAAGTCTATCCAATCTTCAGGAGGAGATGTAGCCAAACGGAAAGAGCTGGTTCATGTTCTCAAGTCCAGACAAGCACAAATGGAAAAG ATTGCAGACCTCTTCTTTCATTAGTCTCTCTTGCTCAAGCTTTGAAGATGACGAATTGCACACCCCTTGGCCAGCTGCTGACATCTTCTGACATTCAGGATTTTCACCTACCGGATGATGAATTTGGCCAACTGAAACTACAGAGACTGTGCACGTCCTGCTTGAATGTGGAACCTTTGAGTTCGCACTACTCTGCGAACAACACACGGTGCAACAGCCCACGCTATAGCTTTAGAAATCTTAGGAATAAGAATATCGCTGAGGGGCAGCGTACTGACAATGAATTGTTTTCCCCAGAGCTCCTACCACCTAGTGCTCACCTAGAAGGTAGCTTTGATCAGAGTGAAATACGTTCTGCTGACCAGTTGCTGATGCCAAGGAATCCTGACCAATCGGAAAAGCACACAAAGTCTGCAAACCAGTTAAAATCTGATACTGGTAGCCAAAAGTCCTGCCAGTCAAGCATCACATGTCTAGCAGAGGTGAGTCAAGGAACTAAAGACCATATACCGTTAAGGAACACAAAAGATGAGAAGACACCTGTAGCCTACAACTACAAAGAATTTGAGGAAGATGCTGGTAAACAAAAACATGATCTAAAAACATGTGAGGAACTTGAACAAGGCAATGGATCTCCATGCCCAGCAGTGCTTAACTTTAGCATGACCTTGACGCCACACATGGAGCATGGTCCTGACTCTTCCCTTCCGTCCCTGGGCATCACTCCTTATTTATTATCCAGCGTCTCACCTTCAGACTTCAGTCTTATTCAGCCTGCACCTTCTGACCAGAGTGTTTCTCTGTATTCTTTTCAGCATGCAGAGAATTCATCTCCAGCTGTGCCGGCCTTTAACCAGGCTTCAAGTGCAGGCCAGAATGTATGTGGAGGTACACTGCAATCTCAGAGCCAAACTACTGAAAGAGACCTCCAAACACTGCCAGGGTCTGAACCTGCAAACGAGGCCTGGTTGAGTCCTGTCACAAAGACTCCACTCCAGAATGTATATGATATGGATTCATCCATTTCTGAAAATTGCCATCGAGCCACGGATGTATTTGAGGGAGAGAATCAATATCTTGACACCCAAACAGGAAACCAATCACCGATACAGCCTGAGCCCAAGCTCGAAGACCAGAGAGAAGTACAGAGAGAGGGCTTGTCTCCACTGCAGTCTGACAGTAGCTGTGTAAATAAGCCCTGTTCATCAGATCCCTCAGTCGTTCAGACAGCAGGTGGCGAGAGTGTTTTGGTTATGAATATGGCCGATACAggccacaagttaacagaacacaCCCTGGGCATGGAAAACTCTGCCCACCTGGTTTCCCAGAGGATGGATACCGAGACCACTTGTCAGAGCCAGGCTGTGGAAGACATGCGTAACTCGGACAAGGCCATTTCCTATGGCACATTTCAGAAGGCTCATAGATTTAAG GCTCTAGAGGGAGGATGCGTGCTGGATGTATGTTCGGTACGATGGCCATCTGATGACTGTTGCGTGTGTGTGGCTggagagtggagtgtgtgtgtctgggctCAGAAGACAGGAGTCCAGCAGTGGAGTTTAATACACACTTGGACCTTCGCACAG TCCATCATCTCTCTTCAAGAGGTTCCAGATTCTCCTGGTTTGCTTTGTGTGTCTCTGGGGAGCCTGGAGATCACAGAAGTGAG GATCCTGCACTGTTCCAGTATTGATGGGGAGTTTTCTCACGCAGAGGTGTGTAAAGGTGCATTGCAGGCAGTGGTAGCTGTATCTGACTGCAGGCTGGTGTGCTGCTCTGCTCCTGGAGCCCAGCAGAAAGTTCAGGTGTGCACACTTTCCCAAGACTGCAG GGTATCTGATGTTCTTTGCCTGGTTTCTACTAGTCGAAGTATTCAGACTTTGGCAGCTGTGGAAAGAGAAAAAGATGCACTAATTGGATGGACTGAATGTAAGACCCTTCTCATTTG gAACATGAAGTCAGGCCAACTTCTTCAGTCTATACATCTGACTGAGGCTGTGTCTACAGCTACCTGTCTAAAGGGATATTCCTACAAG GGGGCGCTGTGTGTGTTATTTCAAAGTGCAAGCTCAAATCCATGCCTTGAGGAGAATGACGCTGTTCTTTTTACGCTGATCGCATTGAATCCACTTACGGGCAAACATTTCACTTTGACCTCTGTCACCAGCCCGCCTGCTTCTTGTTCTGAGAG GTTGATAGATGGTGACGTTTGTGAATCGATGCTTGCTGGCGTTTTCCAGTCGGGCCATCTGACCATCTGGGATTTGAAAGGAGACGTGGCCGGTGTGCTTGGAGGTGTGGAGGCACAGTCATGTCGACTAGCGCGGTGGGCGGGGCCAAGTACACTACTCACTGGGTATCTAAATGGGGATGTTCATCTCTACCAGTTTAAACCCACAGAATCTAAAACAAATTGTCGTTAA